DNA from Limosilactobacillus panis:
TATCCTTAGCCCACGGCCTGCCCTATGGCTGGATCGCACTTCCGATAACGTGGAAAATGACCACAGACCTAGTGCCTAAGTACGGGCGAAGAACGGTGCCAAGGCACCAACCTTCCCCCTAGCTTAGTCATATGGTCTGTCGAGAAGATCATTCCCCACTCCGGGGGCAATAGAACATCCAAACGAAAAGTAGCGGTAGAAAGGCGAATAACCAGGACTTAAATTAGTGAGGTTGTTCGTTTTTTCGCTTGAGCTTTTTTAGTTTCAACCGATTCACTTCGCGGTAAAAAGTTCCTGAGGAAATTTGGTTAGTGGCTAAAATTTCTTTAACTGAATAGTCACCACTTTGATACATCCGAATGGCAATATCCAACTTTTCTTGGGCGATTCGTGGACGGCCAACTGTTACGCCACGTTTGCAACTAGCCGCAATCCCCTCCTTTACTCGATCAGCCAGTAGATTCCGCTCCAGTTCTGCAATCACACTCATCATTTGCAGCATGGCCCGACCGGTAGGTGTTTCGGTGTCCATCTGCTCCTTTAAAGAAACAAACTTAATTTGTTTTTGGTGCAGTAATTGAATCAAATTTAAAATATCCAACGTATTGCGGCCCAACCGGGAAATGCTTTCAACGACCACAACATCGTGAGCCCGAATGGTCTGGAGAAGCTGGGTAATTCCGGGTCTTTTTTGTCGGGTTCCAGTAAACTTTTCTTGAATGATTTTTTCGGCACCATAGGCCGTTAATTGATCGATTTGGCGATTAAGGTTCTGATCGTCTTTTGAAACGCGGGCATATCCAATAATCATGAGTGACTCCTTAGTTTTTTGATAGCCAAGGGAAAATTAGCTATCTTTTGGCAATGGTTTATTATAAACTTTTTGATAATGAGTTTTTGAAAACTCAAAAACCGGTTAAATCAACCTAATCAAAGTATAGCGAAACCTTTCCAAAAACTATAGTTTTCTAAAAACATTGGAGAATAATATGCCGACTAACCCGCATCACCAACAAAGCTTCGGAACTTTTGAGGGCATCTCTTCTGCCGATCAACTGCGGCTGTATTTTCAATTAACTGATTTTGATCGCGCGTTAATTGATGAAATGCGTTCCGCAACGACTAAATTAGGCTTTGCCGTTCAATTGAGCTCAGTTAGGTTTTTAGGAACTTTT
Protein-coding regions in this window:
- a CDS encoding recombinase family protein; protein product: MIIGYARVSKDDQNLNRQIDQLTAYGAEKIIQEKFTGTRQKRPGITQLLQTIRAHDVVVVESISRLGRNTLDILNLIQLLHQKQIKFVSLKEQMDTETPTGRAMLQMMSVIAELERNLLADRVKEGIAASCKRGVTVGRPRIAQEKLDIAIRMYQSGDYSVKEILATNQISSGTFYREVNRLKLKKLKRKNEQPH